One segment of Flavobacteriales bacterium DNA contains the following:
- a CDS encoding AMP-binding protein — protein sequence MNNDRLFDILTYQADKFPQEVSLAGKENGSWRTYSTQEFIDTSNKFGLGLLKLGIKPGDKVAMISNNRPEWNIIDIGILQIGAINVPIYPTITEADYKFILNHAEVKIVIVSNQDLYEKVSNIKADVSTLQEIYTMDSVESAKNWREIVDLDPDGDLTVIDKLKADIKANDLATLIYTSGTTGDPKGVMLSHTNIYSNVIACMDRMPCNEHDKALSFLPLCHVYERMITYMYILHGVSIYYAEAMETIGEDLKDIKPQMFSTVPRLLEKVFDKIVAKGNEQTGIKKKLFFWALELGLVYEPYGANGAWYEFKLGIANKIIFNKWREALGGNVKIVTSGSAALQARLARVFQAAQIPVMEGYG from the coding sequence ATGAACAACGACAGATTATTTGATATTCTTACATATCAAGCAGACAAATTCCCGCAGGAAGTTTCATTAGCAGGAAAAGAAAATGGCAGTTGGAGAACGTACTCCACGCAAGAATTCATCGATACTTCAAATAAGTTTGGCTTAGGTCTACTTAAACTTGGCATTAAGCCAGGTGATAAGGTTGCTATGATTTCTAATAACAGGCCGGAATGGAATATTATCGACATAGGCATATTACAAATTGGAGCCATCAATGTCCCAATATACCCAACTATTACAGAAGCAGATTACAAGTTCATCCTTAATCATGCAGAAGTGAAAATTGTCATTGTCTCGAATCAAGACTTGTATGAGAAAGTAAGCAACATTAAAGCTGACGTAAGCACCTTACAAGAAATCTACACCATGGACTCGGTTGAAAGCGCAAAAAACTGGCGTGAAATTGTCGATTTGGATCCTGATGGAGATTTAACTGTGATCGATAAATTAAAAGCGGATATAAAAGCTAACGATCTTGCAACATTGATATACACTTCAGGAACTACTGGAGACCCAAAGGGTGTTATGCTTTCTCACACTAATATTTATAGTAACGTGATTGCTTGCATGGATAGAATGCCTTGCAACGAACATGACAAAGCCCTAAGTTTCCTTCCCTTATGTCATGTGTACGAAAGAATGATAACATACATGTACATACTACATGGTGTTTCTATCTATTATGCAGAGGCCATGGAGACTATTGGAGAAGATTTAAAAGACATAAAGCCACAAATGTTTTCTACTGTTCCTCGACTACTCGAAAAAGTCTTCGACAAAATTGTGGCTAAAGGAAATGAACAGACAGGTATAAAGAAAAAACTCTTCTTCTGGGCTTTGGAACTTGGATTAGTATATGAGCCATATGGTGCAAATGGAGCTTGGTATGAGTTTAAACTTGGCATTGCAAACAAAATAATTTTCAACAAATGGAGAGAAGCACTTGGCGGGAATGTCAAGATAGTTACTTCAGGAAGTGCTGCTTTACAAGCCCGTCTAGCAAGAGTTTTCCAAGCAGCTCAAATCCCAGTAATGGAAGGCTATGG
- a CDS encoding SDR family NAD(P)-dependent oxidoreductase produces the protein MNKIAFITGATSGIGKASAELFAKNGYDLIITGRRTDRLESLKNKIMGDYNVDVLNLTFDVRDQKLVEITINSLPGKWSTIDLLLNNAGLSAGLNTIQEGDLVHWENMIDTNVKGLLYVSKAIMPIMIKQGYGHIINIGSLAGKEVYPKGNVYCASKHAVDAITQSMRIDLLGHGIKVSLVMPGATETEFSIVRFDGDEEKAKKVYQGFKALSPEDVADSIYYAASRPAHINVNEILLMPLAQANLANLKKD, from the coding sequence ATGAATAAAATCGCATTTATAACTGGAGCCACTTCAGGAATAGGTAAAGCGTCAGCAGAACTTTTTGCAAAAAATGGCTACGACCTAATAATTACAGGAAGAAGGACCGATCGCTTAGAATCGCTTAAAAATAAAATCATGGGGGATTACAACGTAGACGTCCTTAATTTAACGTTTGATGTAAGAGATCAAAAATTAGTTGAGATCACTATTAATTCTCTTCCTGGAAAATGGAGTACTATCGACTTACTACTCAACAACGCTGGTTTGTCAGCTGGACTTAATACAATTCAAGAAGGTGACCTAGTTCATTGGGAAAACATGATAGATACTAATGTTAAAGGACTCTTATATGTCTCCAAAGCAATTATGCCAATAATGATAAAGCAAGGATATGGTCATATAATAAACATTGGTTCTCTTGCTGGCAAAGAAGTATATCCTAAAGGAAATGTTTATTGCGCATCAAAGCATGCTGTAGATGCAATTACACAATCTATGCGAATAGACTTATTGGGACATGGAATTAAGGTTAGCCTTGTTATGCCAGGTGCAACAGAAACTGAATTTTCAATCGTTCGATTTGATGGAGATGAAGAAAAAGCGAAGAAAGTCTATCAAGGTTTTAAGGCACTATCTCCCGAGGATGTGGCCGATTCAATTTACTATGCGGCATCAAGGCCAGCACATATAAACGTAAATGAAATATTACTAATGCCTCTTGCACAGGCTAACTTAGCAAATCTCAAAAAAGACTAG